In one window of Helianthus annuus cultivar XRQ/B chromosome 17, HanXRQr2.0-SUNRISE, whole genome shotgun sequence DNA:
- the LOC110921500 gene encoding ethylene receptor — translation MDCICFEPQWPADELLMKYQYISDFFIALAYFSIPLELIYFVKKSAVFPYRWVLVQFGAFIVLCGATHLINLWTFDVYTPTVAIVMTTAKVLTAAVSCATALMLVHIIPDLLSVKTRELFLKNKAAELDREMGIIRTQEETGRHVRMLTHEIRSTLNRHTILKTTLVELGRTLGLEECALWMPTRSGLELQLSYTLHQQNPVGFTVPIQSPVINQVFSTDRAVKISPNSPVARLRPASGKFILGEVVAVRVPLLHLNNFQIYDWPELSTKRYALMVLMLPSDSARQWHVHELELVEVVADQVAVALSHAAILEESMRARDLLMEQNVALDHARREAETAVRARNSFLAVMNHEMRTPMHSIIALSSLLQETDLTPEQRLMVETILKSSNLLATLINGVLDLSRLEDGSLELDSATFNLHFLFKEVLNLIKPVASVKRLYVTSSLSSDLPEYAVGDEKRLMQIILNIVGNAVKFTNEGSISISAIIAKPDSLRDPRAPDFFPLPGDNNFYMRVQVKDTGIGISQQDTPKLFTKFAESQSTASRNPSGSGLGLAICKRFVNLMEGNIWIESEGVGKGSTAIFYVKLEYPARLNESRLPHMRLQPKLGQTSFPGVKVLVVDDNGVSRTATRGLLVHLGCDVTVVSSGEECLQVITKDHKVVIMDVSLPGTESYNAARLVHDRFPKRHEKPLIITLTSNTDRSAKENLLRVGVDAVVVKPVSVEKMRTALSELLEHKKDVQ, via the exons ATGGATTGCATATGCTTCGAGCCACAATGGCCAGCTGATGAACTGCTGATGAAATATCAGTATATATCGGATTTTTTTATCGCTCTTGCTTATTTCTCCATCCCACTGGAGTTAATATACTTTGTTAAAAAGTCGGCAGTTTTTCCGTATAGATGGGTACTTGTTCAGTTTGGTGCTTTTATTGTTCTATGTGGAGCTACACATCTCATTAACTTATGGACCTTTGACGTGTATACACCAACAGTAGCTATTGTTATGACAACCGCCAAAGTCTTAACCGCTGCCGTCTCATGTGCAACCGCACTTATGTTAGTTCACATTATTCCCGATCTACTTAGTGTGAAAACTCGGGAATTATTCTTAAAAAATAAAGCTGCTGAGCTGGATCGTGAAATGGGTATCATTCGAACGCAAGAAGAAACCGGCAGACATGTTAGAATGCTGACTCACGAAATCAGAAGCACTCTTAACAGACATACGATTTTAAAAACTACACTTGTTGAATTGGGAAGAACATTAGGGCTAGAAGAATGTGCTCTTTGGATGCCGACACGAAGCGGTTTAGAGCTTCAACTTTCGTACACTCTTCACCAACAAAACCCTGTAGGGTTTACGGTCCCGATTCAATCTCCTGTGATTAATCAAGTTTTTAGCACGGATCGTGCGGTTAAGATCTCTCCTAATAGTCCTGTTGCTAGATTACGCCCGGCTTCTGGTAAATTTATTCTAGGGGAGGTTGTTGCCGTGAGGGTCCCGCTTCTACATCTTAATAATTTTCAAATCTATGACTGGCCGGAACTTTCGACAAAACGTTATGCGCTAATGGTTTTGATGCTTCCGTCTGATAGTGCGAGACAGTGGCATGTTCATGAGTTGGAGCTTGTCGAAGTTGTTGCTGATCAG GTGGCTGTGGCTCTTTCACATGCTGCAATTCTAGAAGAATCCATGCGGGCCCGGGATTTGCTAATGGAGCAAAACGTGGCACTTGATCACGCAAGACGAGAAGCCGAGACAGCTGTGCGTGCACGTAACAGTTTCCTTGCGGTTATGAACCATGAAATGAGAACTCCAATGCATTCAATTATCGCACTTTCATCATTACTACAAGAAACCGATTTGACACCCGAGCAACGGCTCATGGTTGAGACCATTCTCAAAAGCAGTAATTTGCTCGCTACCTTAATAAATGGCGTATTAGATCTTTCTAGACTAGAAGACGGTAGCCTTGAACTCGATTCCGCAACTTTTAACCTTCATTTTCTCTTCAAGGAGGTTCTAAACTTAATAAAGCCTGTCGCATCGGTGAAAAGGTTGTATGTAACATCGAGCCTTTCTTCAGATCTGCCAGAGTATGCAGTTGGTGACGAGAAGAGACTTATGCAAATAATTCTAAATATTGTCGGGAATGCTGTTAAATTCACAAACGAGGGCAGCATTTCGATTTCTGCTATCATCGCAAAACCAGATTCTTTGAGGGACCCACGAGCTCCCGACTTTTTTCCACTTCCTGGTGATAATAATTTCTATATGCGCGTTCAG GTGAAAGACACGGGAATTGGAATCAGCCAACAAGACACTCCTAAACTGTTCACGAAATTTGCCGAAAGCCAATCGACAGCAAGTAGAAATCCAAGTGGCAGTGGACTTGGCCTTGCCATTTGTAAAAG ATTCGTGAATCTTATGGAAGGTAATATATGGATTGAAAGTGAAGGTGTTGGGAAGGGATCTACCGCAATCTTTTATGTAAAACTTGAATATCCTGCACGTTTAAATGAATCCCGACTGCCTCATATGAGACTACAACCAAAACTTGGTCAAACTAGTTTTCCAGGAGTCAAAGTTCTAGTCGTCGATGATAACGG GGTTAGCAGAACAGCAACCAGGGGCCTTCTTGTGCACCTTGGTTGTGATGTAACCGTGGTTAGCTCAGGTGAAGAGTGCTTACAGGTTATAACCAAAGACCACAAGGTGGTTATCATGGATGTCTCGTTACCTGGAACCGAGAGTTACAATGCCGCAAGGCTAGTACACGATAGGTTCCCAAAACGCCATGAAAAGCCGCTCATAATCACACTTACGAGCAACACTGATAGATCTGCAAAGGAAAACTTATTGAGAGTTGGTGTGGATGCAGTTGTAGTGAAACCGGTTTCTGTAGAAAAGATGAGAACTGCCTTATCTGAGCTTTTAGAGCATAAAAAAGATGTACAATAA